One Mycolicibacter sp. MU0083 DNA window includes the following coding sequences:
- a CDS encoding thioesterase family protein: MTDSYYELLDTADPRGEKFAATDLVRGTWSAEIQHAAPVSALLVRALERLEARDDTRLSRVTIDLLGPVPVAGALWVQARVDRPGKQIELVSAELLAPGPDLEPRPVARATGWRLQTLDTAEVQHASAAPLRPVDEARRNDMKQNWDRNYVHSLDWRWLTTPLAPGDGEAWISPVVDLVAGEPMSPLQRLFAVADDANGVGTKLDIRKWTFLNTDLVVHIHRIPDGEWIGIRAETNYGPDGIGSTIGTLFDQHGAVAGIQQSVLVRRR; encoded by the coding sequence ATGACCGACTCCTACTACGAACTGCTCGACACCGCCGACCCGCGGGGCGAGAAATTCGCCGCGACGGATCTGGTGCGCGGTACCTGGTCGGCCGAGATCCAGCACGCCGCACCGGTTTCGGCACTGTTGGTGCGCGCACTGGAACGTCTGGAGGCGCGCGACGACACCCGGCTCAGCCGCGTCACCATCGACCTGCTGGGACCGGTTCCGGTGGCGGGGGCGCTGTGGGTGCAGGCCCGCGTCGACCGGCCCGGGAAGCAGATCGAGCTGGTCAGCGCCGAACTGCTGGCCCCCGGCCCGGACCTGGAGCCCCGGCCGGTGGCCCGGGCGACGGGCTGGCGGCTGCAGACCCTGGATACCGCCGAGGTGCAGCACGCCTCGGCCGCTCCGCTGCGTCCGGTCGATGAGGCCCGACGCAACGACATGAAGCAGAACTGGGACCGCAACTATGTGCACAGCCTCGACTGGCGGTGGCTGACCACCCCGCTGGCGCCCGGCGACGGCGAGGCCTGGATCTCCCCCGTCGTGGATCTGGTGGCCGGCGAGCCGATGTCGCCGCTGCAGCGGTTGTTCGCGGTGGCCGACGACGCCAACGGGGTGGGCACCAAGCTCGACATCCGGAAGTGGACGTTCCTCAACACCGATCTGGTGGTGCACATCCACCGGATTCCGGACGGGGAGTGGATCGGGATTCGCGCCGAAACCAACTACGGCCCCGACGGTATCGGCTCCACCATCGGCACGCTGTTCGACCAGCACGGCGCGGTGGCGGGAATCCAGCAGTCGGTGCTGGTGCGCCGGCGTTAG
- a CDS encoding SMP-30/gluconolactonase/LRE family protein — protein sequence MPSTAQTTPAPLAGGFCFGEGPRWSEGLLWFSDMLGEAIHTVDLQGSMTTVPLPGHSPSGLGFRPDGTLLIASTADRRVLSYDGDTVTTLVDLSDRVPADLGDMVIDAAGRCYVGSQAYTGGVIVRIDPDGTIHTVASDLDFPNGMVITPDGASLIVAESMGRRLTRYTIDADGGLGERRVFADGLDGPPDGITLDAAGGIWTSMTLANQFERITSGGTVTDRIETGGRAAIACTLGGPQRRTLFLLSSTGAYPKRLIGTRDSRLDTVTVEIPGAGLP from the coding sequence GTGCCGAGTACCGCCCAGACCACACCGGCCCCGTTGGCCGGCGGTTTCTGTTTCGGCGAGGGACCGCGCTGGTCCGAGGGTCTGCTCTGGTTCTCCGACATGCTCGGCGAGGCGATCCACACCGTGGATCTGCAGGGCTCGATGACGACGGTGCCGCTGCCCGGACACAGCCCCAGCGGGCTGGGGTTCCGGCCGGACGGCACCCTGCTGATCGCCTCGACCGCCGACCGCCGGGTGCTGTCCTACGACGGTGACACCGTCACCACGCTGGTCGATCTGAGCGATCGGGTGCCGGCCGACCTGGGCGACATGGTGATCGACGCCGCGGGCCGCTGCTACGTCGGTTCGCAGGCCTACACCGGCGGTGTGATCGTCCGGATCGACCCGGACGGCACGATCCACACCGTCGCCTCCGATCTCGACTTCCCCAACGGCATGGTCATCACCCCCGACGGTGCGTCGTTGATCGTCGCCGAATCGATGGGCCGCCGATTGACCCGCTACACCATCGACGCCGACGGTGGCCTGGGTGAGCGCCGGGTGTTCGCCGACGGACTCGACGGTCCCCCGGACGGCATCACCCTGGATGCCGCGGGCGGGATCTGGACGTCGATGACGCTGGCCAACCAGTTCGAGCGCATCACCTCGGGCGGCACGGTGACCGACCGGATCGAGACCGGCGGCCGGGCGGCGATCGCATGCACGCTGGGCGGGCCGCAGCGCCGCACCCTGTTTCTGCTGTCGAGTACCGGCGCCTACCCGAAGCGGTTGATCGGCACCCGTGACTCGCGCCTGGACACCGTGACCGTGGAGATTCCCGGCGCCGGACTGCCCTGA
- a CDS encoding acyl-CoA thioesterase, which translates to MSETTETSPATQWTVSGLLDLFEVTADGPDRFTGATGLAGEDERQVVEGTQLLAQAIVGTAKRFADKSIRSVHAVFARAVLVGPPAEYSIDVVNEGRSTATAVISVTQNGKRCATMTVLADVPSEDVITHHLPRPDVVGPDQANPCIMPMTGRQVRLVDVVDVNSPDEVGPPELYAWLHYDPIPARDDLAKALIAYFTGHLGISTTMRAHAGIGTAQSHLTVSTAPMTVTVSFHEPVRWDGWLLYGHESTQVGAGMSYVRGTVHTEEGELLASFAQDGLIRPLRTTDNKIAEHSRI; encoded by the coding sequence ATGTCTGAAACCACCGAGACCTCGCCGGCCACGCAATGGACCGTCAGCGGCCTCCTCGACCTGTTCGAGGTGACCGCGGACGGCCCCGACCGATTCACCGGGGCCACCGGCCTCGCCGGTGAAGACGAGCGTCAGGTGGTCGAGGGCACCCAACTGCTGGCGCAGGCCATCGTCGGGACCGCGAAACGCTTCGCCGACAAGTCGATCCGATCGGTGCATGCGGTGTTCGCCCGGGCCGTACTGGTGGGCCCGCCGGCCGAATACAGCATCGACGTCGTCAACGAAGGCCGCTCCACGGCCACCGCGGTGATCTCGGTGACGCAGAACGGAAAACGCTGCGCCACCATGACCGTGCTCGCCGACGTCCCGTCCGAAGACGTCATCACCCACCACCTGCCGCGGCCCGACGTGGTGGGCCCCGACCAGGCCAACCCGTGCATCATGCCGATGACCGGACGCCAGGTGCGCCTGGTCGACGTCGTCGACGTCAACAGCCCCGACGAGGTCGGCCCGCCCGAGCTCTACGCCTGGCTGCACTACGACCCCATTCCCGCCCGCGACGACCTCGCCAAGGCGCTGATCGCCTATTTCACCGGGCATTTGGGGATCTCCACCACCATGCGTGCGCACGCCGGTATCGGTACCGCCCAGTCGCATCTGACGGTGTCCACCGCGCCCATGACGGTGACCGTCAGCTTCCACGAGCCGGTGCGCTGGGACGGCTGGCTGCTCTACGGCCACGAGAGCACCCAGGTGGGCGCCGGGATGTCCTATGTGCGCGGCACCGTGCACACCGAGGAGGGCGAACTGCTCGCGTCGTTCGCCCAGGACGGGCTGATCCGCCCGCTGCGCACCACCGACAACAAGATCGCCGAGCACTCCCGGATCTAG
- a CDS encoding DUF427 domain-containing protein — MSLVAGRGPLSTERAGWFTPEITGALTYIEPHPRRVRAVQAGREVIDTEQVLLVHRQGRPLSYAFAADAVGDLPHKELSEAPGFVQVPWDAVDAWFEEGRRLVHYPPNPYHRVDCRPTSRRLRVEVAGVVLVDTTDTVIVFETALAPRLYVAPALVRTDLLQPSSTSSYCNYKGYASYWSVTAGDAAAADIAWSYPEPLPETTPIAGFFSFDMTRVDGIAELPSA; from the coding sequence ATGAGCCTGGTCGCCGGACGGGGTCCGCTCAGCACCGAACGCGCCGGTTGGTTCACACCGGAGATCACCGGCGCGCTGACCTACATCGAGCCCCATCCGCGCCGGGTGCGGGCCGTCCAGGCCGGGCGCGAGGTGATCGACACCGAGCAGGTGCTGCTGGTGCATCGCCAGGGCCGACCGCTCAGCTATGCCTTTGCCGCCGATGCCGTGGGCGACCTTCCGCACAAGGAACTTTCAGAGGCCCCCGGTTTCGTCCAGGTGCCGTGGGACGCCGTCGACGCCTGGTTCGAGGAGGGCCGTCGACTGGTGCACTACCCGCCGAACCCGTACCACCGGGTGGACTGCCGGCCCACCTCGCGCCGCCTGCGGGTCGAGGTCGCCGGGGTGGTGCTGGTGGACACCACCGACACGGTGATCGTCTTCGAGACCGCCCTGGCGCCGCGCCTGTACGTCGCGCCCGCGTTGGTCCGCACCGACCTGTTGCAGCCGTCGTCGACGTCGAGCTACTGCAACTACAAGGGCTACGCCAGCTACTGGTCGGTGACCGCGGGTGACGCCGCGGCGGCCGACATCGCCTGGAGCTATCCCGAGCCGCTGCCCGAGACCACGCCCATCGCCGGGTTCTTCAGCTTCGACATGACCCGGGTGGACGGGATCGCCGAACTGCCGTCGGCCTAG
- a CDS encoding NIPSNAP family protein, with translation MRKHYNHTLLYLHETIELGRGRSDDFTDAFTTVYQPMMTELGARLFALWETSPYNGHWPQVTIIWEIDAFADYARIGRAQARGGSHARHAADWSAYLAGIGASGEGRIMYPAPQNKTLAQLTAADYDATVVIQEIMQTKPGRQDDYIRELERLYVPWSESTGKRWLGSFTTTFRFNEVIHYWALDGGWDCFAQHYPSWKDHPPAEIVTWMSVAPALRDGWEDSILQALPPSPLQVDPA, from the coding sequence ATGCGCAAGCACTACAACCACACCCTGCTGTATCTGCACGAGACGATCGAGTTGGGCCGCGGCCGCAGCGACGATTTCACCGACGCCTTCACCACCGTCTACCAGCCGATGATGACCGAACTGGGGGCCCGGCTGTTCGCCCTGTGGGAGACCAGCCCCTACAACGGGCACTGGCCGCAGGTCACGATCATCTGGGAGATCGACGCGTTCGCCGACTACGCCCGGATCGGCCGGGCACAGGCCCGCGGCGGCAGCCACGCCCGGCACGCCGCGGACTGGTCGGCGTACCTCGCCGGGATCGGCGCGTCGGGGGAGGGCCGCATCATGTACCCCGCCCCGCAGAACAAGACGCTCGCCCAGCTCACCGCGGCCGACTACGACGCGACCGTGGTGATCCAGGAGATCATGCAGACCAAGCCCGGCCGCCAGGACGACTACATCCGGGAACTCGAACGGCTGTACGTGCCGTGGTCGGAGAGCACCGGAAAACGCTGGCTCGGCTCGTTCACCACCACGTTCCGCTTCAACGAGGTCATCCACTACTGGGCGCTGGACGGCGGCTGGGACTGCTTCGCACAGCACTACCCGTCCTGGAAGGACCACCCGCCGGCGGAGATCGTCACCTGGATGAGCGTGGCCCCCGCGCTGCGGGACGGCTGGGAGGACTCCATCCTGCAGGCGTTGCCGCCGTCGCCGCTGCAGGTGGACCCCGCGTGA
- a CDS encoding cytochrome P450: MADPLPYYRILRDHHPMYYVPQWDLYALSRFDDIWEVLAVSDGTFVASEGTLPAAGVLAQHNSGPVPDPPLQPLPFHAVFDKPIYDDIRRLQSPAFRPRSVADWEDRVRTLANERLDELLPQGRFDLTCDYGGIVVAQVVCELLGIPLDCAPDVLAAVNAGSLAQAGAGVDTAAARPNYLEYLTPAVQRRRAQRGPGELPIVDGMLDYRLPDGRALDDVEAATQLLCIFIGGTETVPKIVAHGLWELARRPEQLAAVRADPARVEQAREEMIRYCAPAQWFARTARKPFTLHGTTINPGQRIITLLASANRDERQYPDPDEFRWDRPIKRSLAFGRGQHFCIGYHLARLEVTVLAQEWLRRVPDYRIVDDAATRLPSSFQWGWNTIPVEV; the protein is encoded by the coding sequence ATGGCAGATCCGTTGCCCTACTATCGGATCCTGCGCGATCACCATCCGATGTACTACGTGCCGCAGTGGGACCTCTACGCATTGTCGCGGTTCGACGACATCTGGGAGGTGCTGGCGGTCAGCGACGGCACCTTCGTCGCCTCCGAGGGCACCCTGCCGGCGGCGGGCGTACTGGCGCAGCACAACAGCGGGCCCGTCCCGGACCCGCCGCTGCAGCCGCTGCCCTTCCACGCCGTCTTCGACAAGCCGATCTACGACGACATCCGCCGACTGCAGTCCCCGGCGTTTCGGCCCCGCTCGGTGGCCGACTGGGAAGACCGGGTCCGGACCCTGGCCAACGAGCGGCTCGACGAACTGCTGCCGCAGGGCCGCTTCGACCTGACCTGTGACTACGGCGGAATCGTGGTGGCACAGGTGGTCTGCGAACTACTGGGGATTCCGCTGGACTGCGCACCCGACGTGCTGGCCGCCGTCAACGCCGGCAGCCTCGCCCAGGCCGGCGCCGGGGTGGACACCGCCGCGGCGCGGCCCAACTACCTGGAGTACCTGACCCCGGCGGTGCAGCGCCGGCGCGCCCAACGCGGGCCCGGCGAGCTGCCGATCGTCGACGGAATGCTGGACTACCGGCTGCCGGACGGCCGCGCCCTCGACGACGTCGAAGCGGCCACCCAGTTGTTGTGCATCTTCATCGGGGGCACCGAGACCGTGCCCAAGATCGTCGCGCACGGATTGTGGGAGTTGGCCCGACGGCCGGAGCAACTGGCCGCCGTGCGCGCCGATCCGGCCCGGGTCGAGCAGGCGCGCGAGGAGATGATCCGCTACTGCGCCCCCGCACAATGGTTCGCGCGGACCGCCCGCAAACCGTTCACCCTGCACGGCACCACCATCAACCCCGGCCAGCGCATCATCACCCTGCTGGCCTCGGCCAACCGCGACGAACGCCAATACCCCGACCCCGACGAATTCCGTTGGGACCGGCCGATCAAACGATCTCTGGCGTTCGGGCGCGGACAGCACTTCTGCATCGGCTACCACCTGGCCCGGCTGGAGGTGACGGTCCTGGCGCAGGAATGGCTGCGCCGGGTTCCGGACTACCGGATCGTCGACGACGCCGCGACCCGGCTGCCGTCCAGCTTCCAATGGGGCTGGAACACCATCCCGGTGGAGGTCTGA
- a CDS encoding zinc-binding dehydrogenase, with protein sequence MWAHRLIAPYRFEQIEVPEPTEDRLTAGQVLLRFAAAGVCGSDMPAFRGAQGRLPGDDGAGAAEKAGFPIHEIVGEVTASRHPQHRPGDRVVGWASGFDGLMEQVVSDGDGLAGYDPALTPAQAVGLQPLACVLYAVEQLPDLAGRHVAVIGQGSIGLLFSAVAKAAGARRVTGVDPVDRAGVAASFGVDTAVRSTSDRWLRHLDTDDRPEIVIEAVGHQVATLSHAIEAVAPGGTVFYFGVPDDDSYPISMRTMLRNNLTLISGVTQDRRRMLTAADRFAAQHPDLLGHYVTHVFGHHQAQDAFELAARPEPGRVKIAMVA encoded by the coding sequence ATGTGGGCACACCGCCTGATCGCCCCCTACCGCTTCGAGCAGATCGAGGTTCCCGAACCGACCGAAGACCGGCTGACGGCCGGGCAGGTGCTGCTGCGGTTTGCCGCGGCCGGTGTCTGCGGCAGCGATATGCCCGCGTTCCGCGGCGCCCAGGGCCGGCTGCCCGGCGACGACGGCGCGGGCGCGGCGGAGAAGGCCGGCTTCCCCATCCACGAGATCGTCGGTGAGGTCACCGCCAGCCGGCATCCGCAGCACCGGCCCGGAGACCGGGTGGTGGGCTGGGCGTCGGGATTCGACGGACTGATGGAGCAGGTGGTCAGCGACGGCGACGGACTCGCCGGCTACGACCCCGCACTGACACCCGCCCAGGCCGTCGGCCTGCAACCCCTGGCGTGCGTGCTCTACGCCGTCGAACAGCTGCCCGACCTGGCCGGCCGGCATGTGGCGGTGATCGGTCAGGGCTCGATCGGACTGCTGTTCAGCGCGGTCGCCAAGGCGGCGGGGGCACGGCGGGTCACCGGGGTGGACCCGGTCGACCGTGCCGGCGTCGCCGCCTCCTTCGGGGTGGACACCGCGGTGCGGTCGACCAGCGACCGGTGGCTGCGCCACCTCGATACCGACGACCGCCCGGAGATCGTGATCGAAGCGGTCGGCCACCAGGTCGCCACCTTGAGCCACGCGATCGAAGCCGTCGCGCCCGGCGGTACCGTCTTCTACTTCGGGGTGCCCGACGACGACAGTTACCCGATCAGCATGCGCACCATGCTGCGCAACAACCTGACGCTGATCTCCGGTGTCACCCAGGACCGGCGGCGGATGCTGACGGCCGCGGACCGGTTCGCCGCGCAGCATCCGGATCTGTTGGGGCACTACGTCACCCACGTCTTCGGGCATCACCAAGCGCAGGATGCGTTCGAGCTGGCGGCCCGACCGGAACCGGGCCGGGTCAAGATCGCGATGGTGGCCTGA
- a CDS encoding HpcH/HpaI aldolase family protein, translating to MSALHTALNGRAPLWGGWITGPTVLGPEEFARAGYDYIGFDAQHSYLDDADIATLLRQSEHLPIATAVRLPNADPAPIGRVLDAGADAVIIALIETAEQAAAAVAASRYPPAGNRSFGPLRPGLGRDLAGLESRAAVFAMIETAAALDDVAQICAVPGLAGVYVGPADLAISMGVDVADSTSHPDMLAALTRIRQAAADAGVIAAVHGGSGTVGAMLAGLDYQMITLAAESQALRRGAQAHLDEARRR from the coding sequence ATGTCCGCACTGCACACCGCCCTGAACGGCCGGGCACCGCTGTGGGGCGGCTGGATCACCGGCCCGACCGTGCTGGGCCCCGAGGAATTCGCCCGGGCGGGCTATGACTACATCGGCTTCGACGCCCAGCACAGCTACCTCGACGACGCCGATATCGCCACCCTGCTGCGCCAGAGCGAACACCTGCCGATCGCCACCGCCGTCCGGCTGCCCAACGCCGACCCCGCGCCCATCGGGCGGGTGCTGGACGCCGGCGCCGACGCGGTCATCATCGCGCTGATCGAGACCGCCGAACAGGCCGCCGCCGCGGTCGCTGCCAGCCGCTACCCGCCGGCCGGAAACCGCAGTTTCGGGCCGCTGCGGCCCGGCCTGGGCCGCGACCTGGCGGGCCTGGAGTCGCGTGCCGCCGTCTTCGCGATGATCGAGACCGCCGCCGCCCTGGACGACGTGGCCCAGATCTGCGCGGTGCCCGGCCTGGCCGGCGTCTACGTCGGCCCCGCCGACCTGGCGATCTCGATGGGCGTCGACGTCGCCGACTCCACCTCCCACCCCGACATGCTCGCCGCCCTGACCCGGATCCGGCAGGCCGCCGCCGACGCCGGCGTCATCGCGGCCGTCCACGGCGGATCGGGCACCGTCGGGGCGATGCTGGCCGGCCTGGACTACCAGATGATCACGCTGGCCGCCGAGTCGCAGGCCCTGCGGCGCGGGGCGCAGGCACACCTCGACGAGGCGAGGCGCCGATGA
- a CDS encoding SDR family NAD(P)-dependent oxidoreductase: MSATRVALVTGAARGQGWAIAEKLRADGFAVVACDVDETGLHTAVSARGDDELIGVALDVTSAPQWQAAVAATVARFGGLTALVNNAGTLHRAAIADETPEAFENAWRVNCLGAFLGIQAALPQLRAAAGAAIVNTCSTGAIRPFPHHSAYGSSKWALRGLTQTVAAELAGTGIRVNAVFPGPIATPMLDDVTQQRLAARAPGGRLGRPAEVADAVAFLVSDAASFITGAELAVDGGQCLQIR, from the coding sequence ATGAGCGCAACACGCGTCGCGCTGGTCACCGGTGCGGCCCGCGGGCAGGGCTGGGCGATCGCCGAGAAGTTACGCGCCGACGGCTTCGCCGTGGTCGCCTGCGACGTCGACGAGACCGGACTGCACACCGCGGTCAGCGCCCGCGGCGACGACGAGTTGATCGGGGTGGCGCTCGACGTCACCAGCGCGCCGCAGTGGCAGGCCGCGGTGGCGGCCACCGTCGCCCGGTTCGGCGGGTTGACCGCACTGGTCAACAACGCCGGCACCCTGCACCGGGCGGCGATCGCCGACGAGACGCCCGAGGCGTTCGAGAACGCGTGGCGGGTCAACTGCCTCGGTGCCTTCCTGGGAATCCAAGCGGCCCTGCCGCAGTTGCGCGCCGCCGCCGGGGCCGCGATCGTCAACACCTGCAGCACCGGGGCGATCCGGCCGTTTCCCCACCACAGTGCCTACGGGTCGTCGAAGTGGGCGCTGCGCGGCCTGACCCAGACCGTCGCCGCCGAGCTCGCCGGCACCGGCATCCGGGTCAACGCGGTGTTCCCCGGGCCGATCGCCACCCCGATGCTCGACGACGTCACCCAACAGCGGCTGGCCGCGAGGGCGCCGGGCGGCCGGCTCGGCCGGCCCGCCGAAGTGGCCGACGCGGTGGCCTTCCTGGTCTCCGACGCCGCGTCGTTCATCACCGGCGCCGAACTGGCCGTGGACGGCGGACAATGCCTGCAGATCCGATGA
- a CDS encoding flavin-containing monooxygenase, whose translation MPADPMKIGIIGAGPGGLALGILLRRAGFLDFTIFDREDGVGGTWRINTYPGLACDVKSHLYSFSFDLNPRWSRQWSAQPEILAYFERCAAEHGLTEHLRLHTEIRSARWEPDRRQWCLTAGDGAEHRFDIVVSAVGLFTQPVLPELIEEEPFTGTVMHTARWDHSVPITGKRIAVLGTGSTAAQLLPELAEVAEKVYSLQRSPTWILPKPDRPYTARERWAFARIPGAKRLYRTRLWLRSEANISVIENGSDKTREFTDIARNLLDTTIADERLRAALTPDHPLGCKRLVFSSDYLPALARPNVQVVTSPARALRAGSVVAQDGTECDVDLVVCATGYAAADYLGQIEVTGEHGTTLKQAWRDGPRAYLGMAMPGFPNFFMLYGPNTNVGSNSVIFVLEAQARYVVRVLKHLRRTRKTYVAVRPSALAAYLTKIDRWMQGTVWTTRCSNYFRAANGRVVTQWPRSAGAFWAMTRRFRAADYTFETQGDPDA comes from the coding sequence ATGCCTGCAGATCCGATGAAGATCGGGATCATCGGCGCCGGACCCGGCGGCCTGGCCCTGGGAATCCTGTTGCGGCGCGCGGGATTCTTAGACTTCACCATCTTCGACCGGGAGGACGGCGTCGGCGGGACCTGGCGGATCAACACCTACCCGGGCCTGGCCTGCGACGTGAAGTCACACCTGTACTCGTTCTCCTTCGACCTGAACCCGCGGTGGTCGCGGCAGTGGTCGGCCCAACCGGAGATCCTGGCCTACTTCGAGCGCTGCGCCGCCGAGCACGGGCTGACCGAGCACCTGCGGCTGCACACCGAGATCCGCTCCGCACGCTGGGAACCCGACCGGCGGCAGTGGTGCCTGACCGCCGGTGACGGCGCCGAGCACCGCTTCGACATCGTGGTCTCGGCGGTCGGACTGTTCACCCAGCCGGTGCTGCCCGAACTAATCGAAGAGGAACCGTTCACCGGCACCGTGATGCACACGGCGCGCTGGGACCACTCGGTGCCGATCACCGGGAAGCGGATCGCCGTACTGGGCACCGGATCCACGGCGGCGCAACTGCTGCCGGAACTGGCCGAGGTCGCCGAGAAGGTGTATTCGCTGCAGCGGTCGCCGACCTGGATCCTGCCGAAACCCGACCGCCCCTACACCGCGCGGGAGCGCTGGGCCTTCGCCCGCATCCCGGGCGCCAAACGGCTGTACCGCACCCGGCTGTGGCTGCGCAGCGAAGCGAACATCTCGGTGATCGAGAACGGCAGCGACAAGACCCGCGAGTTCACCGACATCGCCCGGAACCTGCTCGACACCACCATCGCCGACGAACGATTGCGGGCGGCGCTGACCCCGGATCACCCGCTGGGCTGCAAACGCCTGGTGTTCTCCTCGGACTACCTGCCCGCACTGGCCCGGCCCAACGTGCAGGTGGTGACCAGCCCCGCCCGTGCCCTGCGCGCCGGATCGGTGGTCGCCCAGGACGGCACCGAATGCGACGTCGACCTGGTGGTCTGCGCCACCGGATACGCCGCCGCGGACTATCTCGGCCAGATCGAGGTGACCGGCGAGCACGGCACCACCCTGAAGCAGGCCTGGCGGGACGGGCCGCGGGCCTACCTGGGCATGGCGATGCCCGGCTTCCCGAACTTCTTCATGCTCTACGGACCCAACACCAACGTCGGCTCCAACAGCGTCATCTTCGTGCTGGAAGCCCAGGCCCGCTACGTGGTGCGGGTGCTCAAGCATCTGCGGCGCACCCGTAAGACCTATGTCGCGGTGCGGCCGTCCGCACTGGCCGCCTACCTCACCAAGATCGACCGGTGGATGCAGGGCACGGTGTGGACCACCCGGTGCAGCAACTACTTCCGGGCCGCCAACGGCCGGGTGGTCACCCAGTGGCCGCGCAGCGCGGGGGCCTTCTGGGCGATGACCCGACGTTTCCGGGCCGCCGACTACACCTTCGAAACCCAGGGGGACCCGGATGCTTGA
- a CDS encoding alpha/beta hydrolase gives MLDPALAAVAPTSTDLSAQGIPAVRASLAQRRRAAAQAIDPVGVRVSAAAAGRVPVRIYRGGTGTADPAVVYCHAGAFVLGDLDTDHLQCLELARRTGCSVISVDYRLAPEHRHPAALHDALAVLGWVADNARKLDIDPGRLAVAGSSAGAALAAGLAAHAADGQAPPVVMQVLHQPVLDDRVTASKQHFAAAPGFDGVAAGQMWRHYLGDTAPTAAAVPARRADLTGLAPAFISCSQLDPLRDEALDYARRLLDAGVDTELHLFAGTCHGFDSLLPDWVISQRLFEMQAAALRRGFSGRRT, from the coding sequence ATGCTTGACCCGGCACTGGCCGCGGTGGCGCCGACGAGCACGGACCTGTCGGCGCAGGGGATCCCCGCGGTGCGGGCCTCGCTGGCGCAGCGTCGGCGGGCGGCGGCCCAGGCCATCGACCCGGTCGGGGTGCGCGTCAGTGCGGCCGCCGCGGGCCGGGTACCGGTGCGGATCTACCGGGGCGGCACCGGGACCGCAGACCCCGCCGTCGTCTACTGCCACGCCGGGGCGTTCGTGCTCGGCGACCTCGACACCGACCATCTCCAGTGCCTGGAGTTGGCCCGCCGGACCGGGTGCTCGGTGATCTCGGTGGACTACCGGCTCGCCCCCGAACACCGCCACCCCGCCGCCCTGCACGACGCGCTGGCGGTGCTCGGCTGGGTGGCCGACAACGCCCGAAAACTCGACATCGACCCCGGCCGGCTGGCCGTGGCCGGCAGCAGCGCCGGCGCAGCGCTGGCCGCGGGATTGGCCGCGCACGCCGCCGACGGACAGGCGCCGCCGGTGGTGATGCAGGTGCTGCACCAGCCGGTGCTGGACGACCGGGTCACCGCGTCCAAGCAGCACTTTGCGGCCGCGCCCGGATTCGACGGCGTCGCCGCCGGGCAGATGTGGCGGCACTACCTGGGCGACACCGCGCCGACGGCGGCCGCGGTACCGGCCCGGCGGGCCGACCTGACGGGCCTGGCACCGGCGTTCATCAGCTGCTCGCAGCTCGACCCGCTGCGCGACGAGGCGCTGGACTACGCCCGGCGACTGCTGGATGCCGGCGTCGACACCGAACTGCACCTGTTCGCCGGCACCTGCCACGGATTCGATTCCCTGCTGCCGGACTGGGTGATCTCCCAACGGTTGTTCGAGATGCAGGCCGCCGCGCTGCGGCGGGGATTCAGCGGTCGCCGAACGTGA